The Streptomyces sp. NBC_01689 genome includes a window with the following:
- a CDS encoding V-type ATP synthase subunit B, with translation MTGAVRIEYTGVRDLRGPLLFVEGVSGVGWDEFATIVLDSGERRHGLVLEVDRDIAVVQVLQDTAGMNRIGTRVAFSGTPLRIPVGTGWLGRVCNGRGEPADGGPPVLGGAYAEVVGTPINPVRREPPSEAVLTGVGAVDVLTTLVRGQKLPVFSAAGLPHLELAVQITAQATCGGEPFAVVFAGMGLTHADTAFVREGLAARSAARELVLFLNTADDPVIERLLTPRLALTVAEHLAFIEGRHVLAVMTDMTAYSEALREVSAARGEIPARRAYPGYLYSDLASLYERCGRIRGRSGSVTILPVLTMPAGDITHPVPDLTGYITEGQIVLSGEVQAAGTYPPVDPLASLSRLMRKGTGAGRTRADHPAVAAQLIAALARSRRVRELADLIGRSALSPTDLHHLELEDAFRHRFLAQGTDENRSLDDALDRAWEVLLTLPRSQLGMLPANLLDAHAPPQDQEAR, from the coding sequence ATGACCGGCGCCGTGCGCATCGAGTACACGGGGGTGCGGGATCTGCGCGGTCCCCTCCTGTTCGTCGAGGGGGTGAGCGGGGTTGGGTGGGACGAGTTCGCCACGATCGTCCTCGACTCGGGTGAACGACGGCACGGCCTGGTCCTGGAAGTGGACCGGGACATCGCGGTGGTGCAGGTCCTTCAGGACACCGCCGGCATGAACCGCATCGGCACCCGCGTCGCCTTCTCCGGCACACCACTGCGGATCCCGGTCGGGACGGGCTGGCTGGGGCGGGTGTGCAACGGCCGGGGCGAACCGGCCGACGGTGGGCCACCGGTGCTGGGCGGGGCGTACGCGGAGGTCGTCGGCACACCGATCAACCCGGTACGCCGGGAACCGCCGAGCGAGGCGGTACTCACCGGCGTGGGCGCCGTGGACGTGCTCACCACACTGGTGCGGGGCCAGAAGCTGCCGGTGTTCTCGGCGGCCGGGCTACCACACTTGGAACTGGCCGTGCAGATCACCGCCCAGGCGACGTGCGGGGGTGAGCCGTTCGCCGTCGTGTTCGCCGGCATGGGGCTCACCCACGCCGACACGGCGTTCGTCCGCGAAGGGCTGGCGGCCCGCTCGGCCGCGAGGGAACTGGTCCTGTTCCTCAACACCGCCGACGACCCGGTGATCGAACGGTTGCTCACCCCGCGACTCGCCCTGACCGTCGCCGAGCATTTGGCCTTCATCGAGGGCCGTCACGTCCTGGCGGTCATGACGGACATGACGGCCTACTCGGAGGCGCTGCGCGAGGTGTCCGCCGCGCGTGGCGAGATTCCGGCCCGCCGGGCCTATCCCGGTTACCTCTACAGCGACCTCGCGTCCCTCTACGAACGCTGTGGCCGCATCAGGGGGCGGTCGGGGTCGGTGACCATCCTGCCCGTTCTCACCATGCCCGCCGGCGACATCACCCACCCCGTCCCGGACCTCACCGGCTACATCACGGAAGGTCAGATCGTGCTCTCCGGCGAGGTACAGGCGGCAGGTACGTATCCGCCCGTGGATCCGCTGGCTTCGCTGTCGCGACTGATGCGCAAGGGAACCGGAGCGGGACGCACCCGCGCGGACCATCCCGCCGTCGCGGCGCAGTTGATCGCCGCGCTGGCACGGTCCCGGCGGGTGCGAGAACTCGCCGACCTGATCGGACGCTCGGCGCTCAGCCCGACCGATCTGCACCATCTGGAGCTGGAGGACGCCTTCCGGCACCGGTTCCTGGCGCAGGGCACCGACGAGAACCGGTCGCTGGACGACGCCCTGGACCGGGCCTGGGAGGTGCTGCTGACCCTGCCGCGCAGCCAGCTCGGCATGCTTCCGGCCAACCTGCTCGACGCCCACGCTCCGCCGCAGGACCAGGAGGCACGATGA
- a CDS encoding V-type ATP synthase subunit F, with protein sequence MGTVAAIGARTRVSGLALAGVDVLVAEDPDAVRSAWRTLPGTVGLVILTAVAAEALGSAATGPDPSRPLTVVMPG encoded by the coding sequence ATGGGCACCGTGGCCGCCATCGGCGCACGGACAAGGGTGTCCGGTCTGGCCCTGGCGGGGGTCGACGTCCTCGTCGCGGAGGATCCGGACGCCGTCCGCAGCGCCTGGCGGACGCTGCCCGGAACGGTCGGTCTGGTGATCCTCACGGCCGTGGCCGCCGAAGCGCTGGGCAGCGCGGCGACGGGGCCTGACCCGTCCCGGCCGCTGACGGTGGTGATGCCCGGATGA
- a CDS encoding Hsp20/alpha crystallin family protein: MTTVARKQRFAFPEMSDCCENLPARFAMPLMGDLYTVRIEDDTEDGRYVMRAELPGMSPEDIDVFIGDGILTVQAERTEKDVTKNHGEIRYGAMSRSVTLPPGADEDGVKADYTDGMLTVSVSLGAEKAEAKHVEIRHGN; the protein is encoded by the coding sequence ATGACCACGGTGGCACGTAAGCAGAGGTTCGCGTTCCCGGAGATGTCGGACTGCTGCGAGAACCTTCCGGCCCGGTTCGCGATGCCCCTGATGGGTGACCTATACACGGTCCGGATCGAGGACGACACGGAGGACGGCCGCTATGTGATGCGGGCGGAGCTGCCGGGGATGTCGCCCGAGGACATCGATGTCTTCATCGGCGACGGCATCCTCACCGTCCAGGCCGAACGCACTGAGAAGGACGTCACGAAGAACCACGGCGAGATCCGGTACGGCGCGATGAGCCGCAGCGTCACGTTGCCGCCGGGCGCCGACGAGGACGGCGTCAAGGCCGACTACACAGACGGCATGCTGACCGTCAGCGTGAGTCTGGGCGCCGAGAAGGCGGAGGCGAAGCACGTGGAGATCCGGCACGGGAACTGA
- a CDS encoding V-type ATP synthase subunit A, whose translation MTTVGPPSDSLEGPTLPQITPGTPPDGADRPRILRVAGPLVEITCPPTVAMHDLVVLGAARLPGEVVAIHGDTATIEAYEYTGGLAPGHPAEPQGRPLSVQLAPDLLGGVFDGLLRPLAGIGDLLTAGGPTTVEPDRRTWSFTPQVAEGATVAAGAVLGEIGAGVQLRVLVPPNLSGEVTWVAAAGDHPSDIALAVVDGQEVCMEQSWPVRRPRPVARRLPADVPVNTGQRAVDLLFPVARGSTVAVPGGFGTGKTMLLQQIAKWCDADVIVYVGCGERGNEMADVIEELAELTDPRTGGRLAERTVTIANTSNMPMMAREAGVHTGATVAEYFRDMGLGVVLIADSTSRWAEALREFASRMGELPAEEGYPAGLASQLAAFYERAAAVRTLGGVTGSVTVIGAVSPPGGDRTEPVTAHTERFVRCLWSLDRDLAYARHYPAVSWSESFSRDAATLATAHARAGDVGWAERRGRVARQLAEADRLADLVELVGITALPPRERISVLAGRLLREAAIQQNALSPEDAYCAPQKTAALVEAVLAVIDRCLELVDSGIPADVVEGVDFTPLLRARETAGPAETAPVAVARDTVLARLEEAE comes from the coding sequence GTGACCACCGTCGGCCCTCCGTCGGACTCGTTGGAAGGGCCCACGCTTCCGCAGATCACGCCCGGCACTCCGCCGGACGGCGCGGACCGCCCACGGATCCTCCGTGTCGCCGGGCCCCTCGTGGAGATCACCTGCCCGCCCACGGTGGCCATGCACGACCTGGTCGTGCTGGGTGCTGCCCGGCTGCCGGGCGAGGTGGTCGCCATCCACGGCGACACCGCCACCATCGAGGCGTACGAGTACACCGGCGGACTCGCACCCGGGCACCCCGCAGAGCCCCAGGGGCGCCCCCTGTCGGTGCAGCTGGCACCGGATCTGCTCGGCGGCGTGTTCGACGGACTGCTGCGCCCTCTGGCCGGCATCGGCGACCTTCTCACGGCAGGCGGACCGACGACCGTTGAACCGGACCGGCGCACCTGGTCGTTCACACCACAGGTGGCTGAGGGAGCAACGGTCGCGGCCGGTGCCGTCCTCGGTGAGATCGGCGCGGGTGTGCAGCTGCGGGTCCTGGTGCCCCCGAACCTGTCGGGGGAGGTGACTTGGGTTGCGGCGGCCGGCGATCACCCCTCGGACATCGCGCTCGCCGTGGTGGACGGTCAGGAAGTGTGTATGGAGCAGTCCTGGCCGGTACGGAGACCGCGACCCGTCGCGCGGCGGTTGCCGGCGGACGTGCCCGTGAACACCGGGCAGCGTGCCGTCGACCTGCTCTTCCCGGTGGCACGTGGCAGCACCGTCGCCGTGCCCGGTGGCTTCGGCACCGGCAAGACCATGCTGCTGCAGCAGATCGCCAAGTGGTGCGACGCCGATGTCATCGTCTACGTCGGCTGCGGTGAGCGCGGCAACGAGATGGCAGACGTCATCGAGGAGTTGGCGGAGCTGACCGATCCGCGGACCGGGGGTCGTCTGGCGGAGCGGACTGTGACGATCGCGAACACTTCCAACATGCCGATGATGGCCCGCGAGGCCGGCGTGCACACGGGCGCGACGGTCGCCGAGTACTTCCGCGACATGGGCCTCGGCGTCGTTCTGATCGCCGACTCGACCTCCCGCTGGGCGGAAGCGCTGCGCGAGTTCGCCTCCCGCATGGGCGAACTCCCCGCCGAGGAGGGCTACCCGGCGGGGCTCGCCTCGCAACTGGCCGCGTTCTACGAGCGGGCCGCCGCCGTGCGCACCCTCGGCGGCGTGACCGGCTCGGTCACGGTGATCGGCGCGGTGTCTCCCCCGGGTGGTGACCGCACCGAGCCCGTCACCGCACACACCGAGCGCTTCGTGCGCTGCTTGTGGAGCCTGGACCGCGATCTCGCCTACGCGCGCCACTATCCCGCGGTGTCCTGGTCGGAGTCCTTCTCCCGGGACGCCGCCACACTGGCCACCGCCCATGCGCGGGCCGGTGACGTCGGGTGGGCCGAACGGCGTGGACGTGTCGCGCGGCAGCTCGCGGAGGCGGACCGGCTGGCCGACCTGGTCGAACTGGTCGGGATCACGGCTCTGCCACCCCGTGAACGGATCAGTGTGCTCGCCGGACGGCTGCTGCGCGAAGCCGCGATCCAGCAGAACGCGCTGTCTCCCGAGGACGCCTATTGCGCGCCCCAGAAGACGGCAGCCCTCGTGGAGGCCGTACTGGCGGTCATCGACCGGTGCCTGGAACTGGTGGATTCCGGAATCCCTGCGGACGTCGTCGAAGGGGTCGACTTCACCCCGCTGCTGCGGGCGCGCGAGACGGCGGGCCCCGCCGAGACCGCTCCGGTCGCCGTGGCCCGCGACACCGTGCTGGCCCGGCTCGAGGAGGCGGAATGA
- a CDS encoding V-type ATP synthase subunit D, whose protein sequence is MSPRARRVPAGRAGRLRLRRSLATAVRGADLLERKLRLLLDRERTARQATEDADRVWRQRLAEAESWLVRGVLLGGESALAEAAPAGRARVDVQWGALMGVRHPAVVTLTDPVRSLGEQTPPNTALAHAETAYRAAARAAAELAAHQAAAELLAAEAVRTRQRVRALRRHWIPRLQDELAEAELALEEAEHEEAVRRRWAAGHGGT, encoded by the coding sequence ATGAGTCCGCGGGCGCGCCGGGTCCCGGCGGGACGCGCCGGGCGCCTGCGACTGCGTCGCAGTCTCGCCACGGCGGTTCGCGGAGCGGACCTCCTGGAACGCAAACTCCGGCTCCTGCTGGACCGGGAGCGCACGGCACGGCAAGCGACCGAGGACGCGGACCGGGTGTGGCGACAGAGGCTGGCCGAGGCGGAATCATGGCTCGTGCGAGGAGTGCTGCTCGGCGGCGAAAGCGCACTGGCCGAGGCGGCACCGGCCGGGCGGGCGCGTGTCGACGTCCAGTGGGGCGCGCTGATGGGCGTGCGCCACCCGGCGGTGGTCACCTTAACGGACCCCGTCCGCTCTCTGGGAGAACAGACACCGCCCAACACCGCCCTCGCGCACGCCGAGACGGCCTATCGTGCAGCCGCCCGTGCCGCGGCGGAACTCGCCGCCCACCAGGCGGCCGCCGAGCTTCTGGCCGCCGAGGCAGTACGGACCCGACAGCGGGTCCGCGCCCTGCGCCGGCATTGGATCCCTCGGCTGCAGGACGAACTGGCCGAAGCAGAGTTGGCGTTGGAGGAGGCGGAGCACGAAGAAGCGGTACGGCGCCGCTGGGCCGCTGGGCACGGCGGCACCTGA